One genomic region from Marinitoga sp. 38H-ov encodes:
- a CDS encoding adenylate/guanylate cyclase domain-containing protein: MKKLINNLKISHFLFLLFLSLYIITYLFNNPWIEIFELKTLDLRYRIRGEKKIESNVVIIAIDENSLINMSINFNDEWPWNREHYARMIAKLFKLGIKTIGFDVSFTTPSESNILENGKSKDDILLSAILRKYNKTVLGTYLIVDKNNYEFYNNVYKKELENNKFYLNYSFKIKNPEYLSLFSPLTVYKIIPPIIEFSSLVPASTYEIGQLDPDGVARSIPLIFKENWAYNEGYSTGLFPHMDLILYAFYNDYSPFDFVFDPKSYSIEINNEVIKTDKNGFYLLNFYGKGENIFDTISFYDLVYSNKYDNYNFKDKVAILGYSATAKGLYDLRITPFSNNEPGVYLHATAVQNLINKDKIQRINFFYTSLILLLLLFFSLIFLTFDKITIKLFSFSIPIIYVLLSYYMFKNNVWIDTFYPFMSSLIISTVDTAQAVLKESKEKKKIKSFFFKYVPDYVAQMLLEQGKTELGGEKKNVVILMSDIVGFTEKSEKLSPEEVVKFLNYYLSQMADIIRNKYYGTIDKFIGDLIMAIFGAPIEFGDEVDRAVSCALEMRKKIIDINIELKKMGFDFEINAGIGMHYGEVVIGNIGADFRMDYTCIGDTVNTTSRIEHLTRDLNEWLIVTEEIEKRSKKYSFEYIGDFKVKGKEKPLKLFKIKG; this comes from the coding sequence ATGAAAAAATTAATAAATAATTTAAAAATTAGTCATTTTTTATTTCTTCTTTTTTTATCTTTATATATAATAACGTATTTATTTAACAATCCTTGGATTGAAATATTTGAATTGAAAACATTAGATTTAAGATATAGAATTAGAGGTGAAAAAAAAATTGAATCTAATGTTGTTATTATTGCAATAGATGAGAATTCATTAATTAATATGTCTATAAATTTTAACGATGAATGGCCATGGAATAGAGAGCATTATGCAAGAATGATAGCTAAGTTGTTTAAATTAGGTATTAAAACTATAGGTTTTGATGTATCATTTACTACACCTTCCGAAAGCAATATATTAGAAAATGGGAAATCTAAGGATGATATTTTACTATCAGCAATTTTAAGGAAATATAATAAAACAGTTTTAGGTACATATCTTATAGTCGATAAAAATAATTATGAGTTTTATAACAATGTATATAAAAAAGAATTGGAAAATAATAAATTTTATTTAAATTATTCCTTTAAAATTAAAAATCCGGAATATTTATCTTTATTTTCTCCACTTACTGTTTATAAAATAATTCCTCCTATAATAGAATTTTCTTCTTTAGTTCCTGCATCAACATATGAAATTGGACAGTTGGATCCAGATGGTGTTGCTAGAAGTATACCTTTGATTTTTAAAGAAAATTGGGCATATAATGAAGGATATAGTACTGGATTATTCCCTCATATGGATTTAATATTGTATGCTTTTTATAATGATTATTCCCCTTTTGATTTTGTTTTTGATCCTAAATCTTATTCAATTGAAATTAATAATGAAGTTATAAAAACTGATAAAAATGGTTTTTATTTATTAAATTTTTATGGAAAGGGAGAAAATATTTTTGATACTATTTCTTTTTATGATTTAGTATATAGCAATAAATATGATAATTATAATTTCAAAGATAAAGTTGCTATTTTAGGTTATTCAGCTACTGCAAAAGGATTATACGATTTGAGAATTACTCCTTTTTCTAATAATGAACCTGGAGTATATTTGCATGCTACAGCAGTACAAAATTTAATTAATAAAGATAAAATTCAAAGAATAAATTTCTTTTATACAAGTCTAATTCTTTTATTATTATTATTTTTTTCTTTAATTTTTTTAACATTTGACAAAATAACAATTAAATTATTTTCTTTTTCTATTCCAATAATTTATGTATTATTATCATATTATATGTTTAAAAATAATGTATGGATAGATACTTTTTATCCATTTATGTCTTCGCTAATAATATCTACAGTAGATACAGCTCAGGCTGTTTTAAAAGAATCTAAAGAAAAGAAGAAAATTAAATCTTTTTTCTTTAAATATGTTCCAGATTATGTTGCGCAAATGCTTTTAGAACAAGGTAAAACAGAATTAGGAGGAGAGAAAAAAAATGTAGTTATTTTAATGTCTGATATTGTAGGATTTACAGAAAAATCAGAAAAATTATCTCCTGAAGAAGTGGTAAAATTCTTAAATTATTATTTATCACAAATGGCAGATATTATTAGAAATAAATATTATGGAACTATTGATAAATTTATTGGTGATTTAATTATGGCTATTTTCGGTGCTCCTATAGAATTTGGAGATGAAGTTGATAGGGCTGTTTCATGCGCATTAGAAATGAGAAAAAAAATTATAGATATTAATATAGAACTAAAGAAAATGGGTTTTGATTTTGAAATAAATGCAGGAATAGGTATGCATTATGGTGAAGTGGTTATTGGTAACATTGGGGCAGATTTTAGAATGGACTACACTTGTATAGGTGATACGGTAAATACTACATCAAGAATAGAACATTTAACTAGGGATTTAAATGAGTGGTTAATTGTAACAGAAGAAATTGAAAAAAGATCTAAAAAATATTCTTTTGAGTATATTGGTGATTTTAAAGTAAAAGGAAAAGAAAAACCTTTGAAATTATTTAAAATAAAGGGGTAG
- a CDS encoding HD domain-containing phosphohydrolase: MDELILENINILKKLNYEYIIKINNKIFKNLISKKNEIIKVKYEGKYNIEISLYDEIDENYLISFDRLIKEKNGISRNNFNKKNIYKFLSNIYPNINFIENINNINKILKDIFLLDDISFNISSDFNLIQYNTFEKNSFKPEKLLCFNKKIFLPIFFEKNFIGLFILYRNNGFDLYDYSILKKTKDYINKNIENSILENKFNLILDKSLNILSKILEKRNPGAEKHSENIEKTALKIGEILSLKENDLKYLKFGSKIFDIGKIGIPEKILNKKDDLTKEELQMVKNHVLNGYELVSKIPTIPEEVKKIVLYHHEKWNGEGYPKGLKGNEIPLLAQIIGLLDVYYSLLEDRPYRSKLPKVKVIELMDSYSGIFFNPILVDALKEVIKNE, translated from the coding sequence ATGGATGAACTAATATTAGAAAATATAAATATATTAAAGAAATTAAATTATGAATATATTATAAAGATAAATAATAAAATATTTAAAAATTTAATAAGCAAGAAGAATGAAATAATAAAGGTAAAATATGAAGGGAAATATAATATAGAAATTTCGCTTTACGATGAAATAGATGAAAATTATTTAATTAGTTTCGATCGTCTTATTAAAGAAAAAAATGGAATATCAAGAAATAATTTTAATAAAAAAAATATATATAAATTTCTGTCAAATATATATCCAAACATAAATTTTATTGAAAATATAAATAACATTAATAAAATACTAAAAGATATTTTTTTATTAGATGACATAAGTTTTAATATAAGTTCAGATTTTAATTTAATACAATATAATACATTTGAAAAAAATTCATTTAAACCTGAAAAATTATTATGTTTTAATAAAAAGATATTTTTACCTATATTTTTTGAAAAAAATTTTATAGGACTTTTTATATTATATAGAAATAATGGTTTTGATTTATATGATTATTCTATTTTAAAGAAAACTAAAGATTATATTAATAAAAACATAGAAAACTCTATTTTAGAAAATAAATTTAATTTAATATTGGATAAATCTTTGAATATTTTGAGCAAAATATTAGAAAAGAGAAATCCAGGAGCTGAAAAGCATAGTGAAAATATAGAAAAAACAGCTTTGAAAATAGGAGAAATATTATCTTTAAAAGAAAATGATTTAAAGTACTTAAAATTTGGAAGTAAAATATTCGATATAGGAAAAATAGGAATTCCAGAAAAAATTTTAAACAAAAAAGATGATTTAACAAAAGAAGAGTTACAAATGGTAAAAAATCATGTTTTAAATGGATATGAATTGGTATCAAAAATACCAACTATTCCCGAAGAAGTAAAGAAAATTGTATTATATCATCATGAAAAATGGAATGGAGAGGGTTATCCTAAAGGTTTAAAAGGAAATGAAATACCATTATTAGCTCAGATTATAGGGCTATTGGATGTTTATTATTCGTTATTAGAAGATAGACCGTATAGAAGCAAATTACCTAAAGTGAAAGTTATAGAGTTGATGGACAGTTATAGCGGTATCTTTTTTAATCCTATTTTAGTAGATGCATTAAAAGAGGTGATAAAAAATGAATGA
- a CDS encoding HAMP domain-containing methyl-accepting chemotaxis protein has protein sequence MNFRNKLVLIFLLILVIPFIIIGYISLNSSQKSLENEIKFNFRNIVDSKIFELNLLIDNYKSSLENIANLQYIPIMLKSMDSYFKDFKDIKNLKDVYVSQNPYSEEERFKLNNVNEEELGKYGDDEFTISDYDLIHRKYHPNLVNYALSQNLEDIYLINKNGDIIYSLKKGNDFTENIENSEIKNTTFGNLYSLLKEQSDDNISIVLSDIDLYNKKPTLFIGMPFIYRFARYGYIVISVNFEKLGNSLFKSLNEDPSTSIYILNADNKLITSLENVELGSVITQYSQNLDKISKYKNYLNKNVLGVTHNFDNLNNIKLVLEKDEKIVFKPISELRNTLIITIIITIIIAVIISVLFSSSITKPIKIIEQHAVSVSKGNLKKDIEINRKDEIGLIANIFNSLKNNIKEIVLLFNKYSNTLKNVEGNLDNSSNELIKVTNNTFESFEEIKNNLEIVASSVEETTANIEEIASGADLLYVSANELHEKTKEINTNANSGKNRIQNMINDVSNIEKLVNKSNNMINNLFEKSKAIEEIVKQISEISKQTNLLALNAAIEAARAGEAGKGFAVVADEIRKLADESNVSASNISENLNSLVNDASLALNESSNITKTVNQIINSIKEIGIQMESILSEITNISEMVENTSNISNQQKLSTSEISKAIESISISIQQITEKIDGVSLMMINQKEKVEKFDDLIEELEKMTNDMINYSNKFEL, from the coding sequence GTGAATTTTAGAAATAAACTAGTTCTTATTTTTCTTTTAATCCTAGTAATACCGTTTATCATTATTGGTTATATTTCATTAAATTCTTCACAAAAATCTTTAGAAAATGAGATTAAATTTAATTTTCGTAATATAGTTGATTCGAAAATTTTTGAGTTAAATTTATTAATAGATAATTATAAAAGTTCATTAGAAAATATAGCTAATTTACAATATATACCAATTATGTTAAAATCGATGGATTCATATTTTAAAGATTTTAAAGATATAAAAAATTTAAAAGATGTTTACGTTTCTCAAAATCCTTATTCGGAAGAAGAAAGATTTAAATTAAATAATGTTAATGAAGAAGAATTAGGAAAGTATGGTGATGATGAATTTACAATATCTGATTATGATTTGATTCATAGAAAATATCATCCAAATTTAGTTAATTATGCTTTATCACAAAATTTAGAAGATATATACTTAATTAATAAAAATGGAGATATAATATATTCGTTAAAAAAAGGGAATGATTTTACAGAAAATATAGAAAATAGTGAGATTAAAAACACTACTTTTGGAAATTTATATAGTTTGTTAAAAGAACAATCAGATGATAATATAAGTATAGTTTTATCAGATATAGACTTATACAATAAAAAACCTACTCTTTTTATTGGGATGCCATTTATATATAGATTTGCAAGATATGGTTATATTGTTATTTCTGTAAACTTTGAGAAACTAGGTAATTCTTTATTTAAATCTTTAAATGAAGATCCTTCTACAAGTATATATATATTGAATGCTGACAATAAATTAATAACTAGTTTAGAGAATGTTGAATTAGGTTCCGTTATTACGCAATATTCTCAAAATCTTGATAAAATTTCAAAATATAAAAATTATTTAAACAAAAATGTTTTAGGTGTCACACATAATTTTGATAATTTAAATAATATAAAATTAGTTTTAGAAAAAGATGAAAAAATAGTATTTAAGCCAATTTCCGAATTAAGAAATACATTGATTATAACTATAATTATTACCATTATAATTGCTGTTATAATATCGGTATTATTTTCAAGTAGTATAACTAAGCCAATAAAGATAATTGAACAACATGCAGTATCTGTTTCAAAAGGTAATCTAAAAAAAGACATTGAAATTAATAGAAAAGATGAAATAGGTTTAATTGCTAATATTTTTAATTCGTTAAAAAATAATATAAAAGAAATTGTATTATTGTTTAATAAATATTCTAATACATTGAAAAATGTAGAAGGGAATTTAGATAATTCTTCAAATGAATTAATAAAAGTAACAAATAATACTTTTGAATCTTTCGAAGAAATTAAAAATAATTTAGAAATAGTAGCTTCATCTGTTGAAGAGACAACCGCTAATATAGAAGAAATAGCATCAGGAGCTGATTTATTATACGTTTCTGCAAATGAATTACACGAAAAAACTAAGGAAATAAATACTAATGCAAATTCAGGTAAAAATAGAATCCAAAATATGATAAATGATGTTTCCAATATAGAAAAATTAGTTAATAAGAGTAATAATATGATAAATAATTTATTTGAAAAATCTAAAGCTATAGAGGAAATTGTTAAACAAATATCAGAAATTTCGAAGCAAACTAATTTATTGGCTTTAAATGCAGCTATAGAAGCAGCAAGAGCGGGTGAAGCAGGTAAAGGATTTGCTGTTGTGGCTGATGAAATCAGAAAATTGGCAGATGAATCTAATGTTTCTGCTTCAAATATTTCAGAAAATTTAAATTCATTAGTAAATGACGCTAGCTTAGCCTTGAATGAAAGCTCTAATATAACAAAAACTGTTAATCAAATAATAAATTCTATTAAAGAGATTGGTATTCAAATGGAATCTATATTATCTGAAATTACTAATATTTCTGAAATGGTTGAAAATACGTCAAATATATCAAATCAACAGAAATTATCAACATCTGAGATATCAAAAGCAATTGAATCTATATCTATTTCAATACAGCAAATAACTGAAAAAATAGATGGAGTATCATTGATGATGATAAACCAAAAAGAAAAGGTTGAGAAATTTGACGATTTAATTGAAGAGTTAGAAAAAATGACAAATGATATGATAAACTATTCGAATAAATTTGAGTTATAA
- a CDS encoding HD domain-containing phosphohydrolase: MIDNYIQEYKISGILKDGKLYGKKDKYKYNILSDVQIYSSINLNDLDLITLKNMFYENKDTNFNFKRKNILGVLKLIVSNFKLESVLKMTEEALRSLLESDGASILLFNEEKEVLNFYITSGGASGNIETVDVPINNSIAGQCFKMKKTIIINDAENNPFHFKGTDKKAKYKTVNLIATPLFSNNEVVGVLEAVNKKNGDFNNEDKNIIEIFSSLISNKLINAKIYEELSSTIKGIILAVATAIDIRDNYTHTHSKNVSNLAVKIGEKMGFNDSLLEELEISALLHDVGKIGIPDEILNKPSKLTEEEYKIIQSHTIIGAELLAEIDFLSKNIPLGALEHHEKLDGSGYPYQKKGSEISEFGKILAAADIFDALTAKRVYKEPWPKEKVFEMLKNDCPIKFDCEIINALEKSINE; encoded by the coding sequence ATGATTGATAATTATATTCAAGAATATAAGATTTCTGGAATTCTTAAAGATGGAAAATTATATGGAAAAAAGGATAAGTATAAATATAATATATTATCAGATGTTCAAATTTATTCTAGTATAAATCTTAATGATTTAGATTTAATAACTTTAAAAAATATGTTTTATGAAAATAAAGATACAAACTTTAATTTTAAAAGAAAAAATATTTTAGGAGTTTTAAAACTTATAGTTAGTAATTTTAAGTTAGAGTCTGTGTTAAAAATGACAGAAGAAGCTTTAAGGTCTTTATTAGAGTCTGACGGAGCGTCTATATTATTATTTAATGAAGAAAAAGAGGTGTTGAATTTTTATATAACCTCTGGTGGTGCTAGTGGAAATATTGAAACTGTTGATGTTCCAATAAATAATTCTATTGCTGGACAATGTTTTAAAATGAAAAAAACAATCATTATTAATGATGCAGAAAATAATCCATTTCATTTTAAAGGAACTGATAAAAAAGCAAAGTACAAAACAGTTAATTTAATTGCTACTCCATTGTTTTCAAATAATGAGGTAGTTGGTGTTTTAGAAGCTGTAAATAAAAAAAATGGAGATTTTAATAATGAAGATAAAAATATAATTGAAATTTTTTCTTCATTAATATCTAATAAATTAATAAACGCGAAAATTTATGAAGAATTAAGTAGTACTATTAAAGGCATAATATTAGCAGTTGCAACAGCTATTGATATAAGAGATAATTATACGCATACACATTCCAAAAACGTTTCAAATTTAGCAGTAAAAATTGGAGAAAAAATGGGATTTAATGATTCATTACTAGAAGAATTAGAAATTTCTGCTTTATTACACGATGTTGGAAAGATTGGAATACCAGATGAGATATTAAATAAACCTTCAAAGCTTACTGAAGAAGAGTATAAAATTATACAATCTCATACAATTATTGGTGCAGAATTATTAGCAGAAATTGATTTTCTTTCAAAAAATATTCCGTTAGGAGCATTGGAACATCATGAAAAATTAGATGGATCAGGGTATCCGTATCAAAAAAAAGGAAGTGAAATTTCAGAATTTGGTAAAATACTAGCAGCAGCTGATATATTTGATGCATTAACTGCAAAAAGGGTGTACAAAGAACCTTGGCCTAAAGAAAAAGTATTTGAAATGTTAAAAAATGATTGTCCAATAAAATTTGATTGTGAAATTATTAATGCGCTTGAAAAATCTATTAACGAGTAA
- the dnaX gene encoding DNA polymerase III subunit gamma/tau: protein MLTLYRKYRPVTFTELIGQEHVKKYFQKSIEKNEISHAYIFSGPRGTGKTTTARILSKILNCENPINYNPCNKCNNCVSINDGSFMDVIELDAASNRGIDEIRKIRDAANFRPVSGKYKVYIIDEFHMLTKEAFNALLKTLEEPPEHVIFILATTNLEKVPETIVSRAQVLQFKNISEQEITEHIINISKKENRNISYEAAKIIARKAKGGARDALSLLEQVLKFTDNEISKEDVINILGLFDEKFILDFINSLKNNNTEKLLEISNDIFNEGKEIESFLEETLEFLMNEIRNLNDLEKDIIIAKKLSDLLRDIKKSENKKILFDINILLIASNVEDNSNSSEKNIKIYYDENKDIEYELITSKVMDTLLNKKEKMDLGLYFALKNAKILEKDDFVKILFDKDNLFEYQIVKSKSTVLELLYSNFSNHLVKLDIKYEFDEKEDTRKNNIIKLF, encoded by the coding sequence ATGCTCACGTTGTATAGAAAATATAGACCTGTAACTTTCACTGAATTAATTGGTCAAGAACATGTAAAAAAATATTTTCAAAAATCAATAGAGAAAAATGAAATATCACACGCTTATATATTTTCCGGCCCTAGAGGGACAGGAAAGACTACTACAGCTAGAATATTAAGTAAAATTTTAAATTGTGAAAATCCAATTAACTATAATCCATGTAATAAATGTAATAATTGTGTTTCTATAAATGATGGAAGTTTTATGGATGTTATAGAATTAGATGCTGCTTCAAATAGGGGTATAGATGAAATTAGAAAAATTAGAGATGCAGCTAATTTTAGACCTGTTTCTGGAAAGTATAAAGTATATATAATTGATGAATTTCATATGCTTACAAAAGAGGCATTTAATGCATTGTTAAAAACCTTAGAAGAGCCTCCGGAGCATGTTATATTTATATTAGCTACAACAAACTTAGAAAAGGTACCTGAAACAATTGTTTCAAGAGCACAGGTGTTGCAATTTAAAAATATTAGTGAGCAAGAGATAACTGAACACATTATAAATATATCTAAAAAAGAAAATAGAAATATAAGTTATGAAGCGGCTAAAATAATAGCTAGAAAAGCTAAGGGTGGAGCTAGAGATGCTTTATCTTTATTAGAACAAGTATTGAAATTTACAGATAATGAAATATCTAAAGAAGATGTCATTAATATTTTGGGATTATTTGATGAAAAATTTATTTTAGATTTTATAAATTCATTAAAAAATAATAATACAGAAAAATTATTAGAAATATCAAATGATATATTTAATGAAGGTAAAGAGATAGAATCGTTTTTAGAAGAAACTTTAGAGTTTCTTATGAATGAGATCAGGAATTTAAATGATTTAGAAAAAGATATTATTATAGCAAAAAAATTATCAGATTTATTAAGAGATATAAAAAAATCCGAGAATAAAAAAATTCTTTTTGATATAAATATATTATTAATTGCTTCTAACGTTGAAGATAATTCAAATTCATCAGAAAAAAATATAAAAATATATTATGATGAAAATAAAGATATTGAATATGAATTAATAACTTCAAAAGTTATGGATACGTTATTAAATAAAAAGGAAAAAATGGATTTAGGATTATATTTTGCCTTAAAAAATGCAAAAATATTAGAAAAAGATGATTTTGTTAAAATTCTTTTTGATAAAGATAATTTGTTTGAATATCAAATAGTTAAATCAAAATCTACAGTTTTGGAATTATTGTATTCAAATTTTTCAAATCATTTAGTAAAATTAGATATAAAATATGAATTTGATGAAAAAGAAGATACGAGAAAAAATAATATAATAAAACTTTTCTAG
- a CDS encoding DUF3307 domain-containing protein: protein MNENIFYYFLFAHLIGDYVFQTSYIAKYKNSKINVLVLHISIIFISMFLLLLPSSLRLINFLLIISLTLIHFLIDILKYKNRTNKSFNSHTYYILDQVMHFSSLILISLLYKPKNMLISFEYTKLFAIGLFNAYFISLLFYMIDGFSKPYKRDYLGYFFRFSLPFIKFYSDILFLIFSFLFVLISIFIFFKKEDFNSRSELGPLSLSIIITYLTIWG, encoded by the coding sequence ATGAATGAAAATATTTTTTATTATTTTTTATTTGCTCATCTAATCGGAGATTATGTATTCCAAACATCTTATATTGCAAAATATAAAAATTCAAAAATTAATGTTCTTGTTTTACATATATCTATAATATTTATTTCAATGTTTTTGCTATTATTACCATCATCATTGAGATTAATAAATTTTCTTTTAATAATATCTTTAACTTTAATTCATTTTTTAATTGATATATTAAAATATAAAAATAGAACAAATAAATCATTCAATTCTCATACGTATTATATATTAGATCAAGTTATGCATTTTTCATCATTAATATTAATAAGTTTATTATATAAGCCTAAAAATATGCTCATTAGTTTTGAATACACAAAATTATTTGCTATAGGATTATTTAACGCTTATTTCATTAGTTTATTATTTTATATGATTGATGGGTTTTCTAAACCATATAAAAGAGATTATTTGGGATATTTTTTTAGGTTTTCTTTACCGTTTATAAAATTCTATAGTGATATATTATTTTTGATTTTTTCTTTTCTATTTGTTTTAATCTCTATATTTATATTTTTTAAAAAAGAAGATTTTAATTCGAGATCTGAATTAGGACCATTATCTTTGAGTATAATTATTACTTATTTAACTATATGGGGGTGA